In Nitrospinota bacterium, the DNA window GTACCAAAACCTACGAGAGTCACATTCTGACCCTTTTTCAATGATTTTGTAATGCTTTTTACAACTGAATCTACAGCGGCATTTGCAGCTACTTTTGTAATTTTAGCATCTTTTGCTATTTGAGCTACCAATTCAGCTTTAGTCATTCCCTTTCCTCCTTAAAGTTTGAAGGTAAATGAACTTTTAACTTATAAAAGAATTATCCCCCCTTTCTTATATTTTATTAAAAATTACTTAAATGATTATACAATCGTTTATATTCGCGAATCTTTATTATATAAAGGGCTAAGAAGATACTATCTGTTATGTTTCTAGAAAAAGGATGCCCTAAAAATTAGCATCAGTTTTTAATCTTGTCAAGAACTAAATGCACGAAAATCAATATTTCTAAAAAAATTTTAAAAACTTTCTTTTCTTGACAACTATATTCGTCTAATATAAATTTTATAATCTTAAAAACCTGCCGAAAACCTGTTAATTTAATTTCAATATTGGACCCGTCATATAATATTTTTATCAGGAGGCTAAGATGAAAAGGATTAAAAGGGTTTTAATAAGTGTGTCAGATAAGGAAGGAGTTGTTGAATTTGCAAAAGCCTTAAGTGGTATGGGAGTAGAGATTTTATCCACGGGAGGAACAAATAAGCTACTAACAGAAAAAGGGATAAAGGTATCTTCAGTTTCTGATTATACAGGTTTTCCAGAAATATTAGATGGAAGAGTTAAGACCCTCCATCCTAAGATATTGGGCGGAATACTAGCAGTCCGGGGGAGTAAAGAACACGAGAATGATCTGAGGTCTCAAAATATTGGATTGATTGATATGGTAGTAGTCAATCTCTATCCATTTGAGGAGACAGTAAGTAAACCAGGGATTTTGCTGGAAAAGGCTATCGAGAATATAGATATTGGCGGGCCGTCAATGCTGAGGGCAGCAGCAAAAAATTTCAACGATGTTGCTGTTGTTATTAACCCTAAATCTTATAACGAAATTATATCTGAGATGAGAGAAAATAACGGTTGTTTAAGCGATAAAACAAGGTTTCGATTAGCCAAGAAGGTGTTTCAACATACAGCAAGATACGATTCTGTTATTTTTTCTTATCTCGTTTCTTTAAAAGAAGACAAAGAGGTGTTTCCCAAGTTTTTAAATCTTCCCTTTGAAAAGGTTCAAGATTTACGATATGGAGAAAACCCTCATCAAAAAGGGGGTTTCTATAAAGAATTCCCTTTCAAGGAAACAGAACCCTCCATTATATCAGCTAAACAGCTTCATGGTAAGGAGTTATCTTTTAATAATATCATAGACCTTGATGCTGCTTTGGCCCTTGTAAATGATTTTGAAGAAACAGCTGCTGCGATAATTAAACATACAAATCCTTGCGGTGTTGCTGTTGATAAGAGTCTGGTTGAGGCTTACAGGAAGGCAAGGGAGACTGATCCAATGTCTGCCTTTGGTGGTATAATTGGGTTAAATGACATTGTAGACACAGAGACTGCCAACGAGATATCCAAGACATTTATTGAAGCAGTGATTGCTCCAGATTATGAACCTTCAGCATTAGAGGTATTAAAGAGAAAGAAAAACTTAAGGATTATGAAAGTGGAAGGATGGAATAAAAAGAGAAAGTTTGATCCAAACAGATTAGATATGAAAAAGGTTGTGGGAGGAATGATTCTTCAAGAAAGAGACCTTATTGACATAGATTTAGAAAAGGTTAAGATTCCTACAAAAAGAAAACCCACAGAACAAGAATTTAAAGCCTTGAAATTTGGATGGACAGTTGTCAAACATGTAAAATCAAATGCCATTGTTTACTCTACAGAAAATCAGGCTATAGGTATTGGGGCTGGTCAGATGAGCAGGGTAGATTCTGCTAAGATAGCGGCTATGAAGGCCAATCTTCCCTTAAAAGGGTCTGTTATGGCTTCTGATGCCTTTTTTCCTTTTCGAGATGCTGTGGATGAGGCAGCTGAGAAAGGAATTACAGCCATAATCCAGCCAGGGGGTTCTGTGAATGACGAAGAAATCATTAAGGCTGCAGATTCTCATAATATAGCTATGATATTTACCGGCATACGCCATTTTAAACATTAGGGTGGAGAGAGAGATGAGGATATTAATTGTAGGGAGTGGGGGAAGAGAACACACTCTTGCCTGGAAAATAGCACAGAGTCAGAAGGTGTCTAAGATATATTGCGCGCCAGGAAA includes these proteins:
- a CDS encoding HU family DNA-binding protein, whose translation is MTKAELVAQIAKDAKITKVAANAAVDSVVKSITKSLKKGQNVTLVGFGTFTVGKRKARTGRNPQTGAKIKIAARKVPKFRAGKGLKATIK
- the purH gene encoding bifunctional phosphoribosylaminoimidazolecarboxamide formyltransferase/IMP cyclohydrolase — translated: MKRIKRVLISVSDKEGVVEFAKALSGMGVEILSTGGTNKLLTEKGIKVSSVSDYTGFPEILDGRVKTLHPKILGGILAVRGSKEHENDLRSQNIGLIDMVVVNLYPFEETVSKPGILLEKAIENIDIGGPSMLRAAAKNFNDVAVVINPKSYNEIISEMRENNGCLSDKTRFRLAKKVFQHTARYDSVIFSYLVSLKEDKEVFPKFLNLPFEKVQDLRYGENPHQKGGFYKEFPFKETEPSIISAKQLHGKELSFNNIIDLDAALALVNDFEETAAAIIKHTNPCGVAVDKSLVEAYRKARETDPMSAFGGIIGLNDIVDTETANEISKTFIEAVIAPDYEPSALEVLKRKKNLRIMKVEGWNKKRKFDPNRLDMKKVVGGMILQERDLIDIDLEKVKIPTKRKPTEQEFKALKFGWTVVKHVKSNAIVYSTENQAIGIGAGQMSRVDSAKIAAMKANLPLKGSVMASDAFFPFRDAVDEAAEKGITAIIQPGGSVNDEEIIKAADSHNIAMIFTGIRHFKH